From a region of the Solanum stenotomum isolate F172 chromosome 2, ASM1918654v1, whole genome shotgun sequence genome:
- the LOC125854689 gene encoding monothiol glutaredoxin-S1-like, whose product MDMVMKLGTSSAVVIFTKSSCCISHSIETLIRSFGANPTIYELDTHPNGKQMEKALMKLGCQPTPAIFIGKELVGGANEIMSLNVRGKLKQLLIRANAIWV is encoded by the coding sequence ATGGATATGGTGATGAAGTTGGGAACATCAAGCGCAGTGGTGATATTCACTAAGAGTAGTTGTTGCATTTCTCACAGCATCGAAACTCTTATCCGTAGTTTTGGAGCAAACCCTACAATTTACGAGCTCGATACTCATCCAAATGGAAAGCAAATGGAAAAGGCGTTGATGAAACTTGGGTGTCAACCAACACCAGCAATATTTATAGGGAAAGAGTTAGTTGGTGGTGCAAATGAGATAATGAGCCTTAATGTGAGGGGCAAGCTTAAGCAATTACTCATTAGGGCTAATGCCATTTGGGTATAG